The Acidimicrobiales bacterium genome contains a region encoding:
- a CDS encoding phosphate ABC transporter ATP-binding protein, which translates to MCGAKQQAGTGDLAGPQPEADARAGVGELPALSARDVSVGFGPSRVLDGVSLDVAAGAVTALIGPSGSGKTTLLRSFNRMNDRVRGHWRRGSIRFAGVEVEQLDPTVLRRRVGMVFQRPNPFPMSILDNVVAGVRAHRLARRSELRDLAETCLAEVGLWHHVADRLHDSPFRLSGGQQQLLCLARALAVRPEVLLLDEPTSSLDPRSTEAVEELVRRCTPRLTVVIVTHDLRQARRLSDETVFLAAGRLVEAGSTQRLFARPERPETARYLGGASDLVGSS; encoded by the coding sequence ATGTGCGGCGCGAAGCAGCAGGCGGGAACGGGCGATCTGGCCGGCCCCCAGCCGGAGGCGGACGCCCGTGCGGGCGTCGGGGAGCTCCCGGCGCTCTCGGCGCGGGACGTGTCGGTCGGGTTCGGCCCCTCGAGGGTGCTCGACGGCGTCTCCCTCGACGTCGCTGCGGGGGCGGTGACCGCGCTCATCGGTCCCTCCGGGTCGGGCAAGACGACCCTGCTGCGCTCCTTCAACCGCATGAACGACCGGGTGCGTGGCCACTGGCGACGTGGCTCGATCCGCTTCGCTGGCGTGGAGGTCGAGCAGCTCGACCCGACGGTGCTCCGCCGGCGCGTCGGGATGGTCTTCCAGCGCCCGAACCCCTTCCCGATGTCCATCCTCGACAACGTCGTCGCCGGGGTGCGGGCGCACCGCCTCGCCCGGCGCTCGGAGCTGCGAGACCTCGCGGAGACCTGCCTCGCCGAGGTCGGCCTGTGGCACCACGTCGCCGACCGCCTGCACGACTCGCCTTTCCGCCTCTCCGGCGGCCAGCAGCAGCTGCTGTGCCTCGCGCGGGCCCTCGCGGTGCGGCCGGAGGTCCTCCTCCTCGACGAGCCGACCTCCTCGCTCGACCCGCGCTCAACCGAGGCGGTGGAGGAGCTCGTGCGCCGCTGCACGCCGCGCCTCACGGTCGTGATCGTGACGCACGACCTCCGCCAGGCTCGGCGCCTGTCGGACGAGACCGTCTTCCTCGCCGCAGGGCGCCTCGTCGAGGCCGGCTCGACGCAGCGGCTCTTCGCCCGCCCCGAGCGCCCGGAGACGGCGCGCTACCTGGGCGGCGCGAGCGACCTCGTGGGGAGCAGCTGA